CAAGAAGTGGCCCTCGGTCAGTTCACCGCGGTTGAAGGCCGACACCGCCACCGAGTCGGCGATGAGGGGCCGGAAGGGTTCCATCAGGTCCAGCGAGAGCGCCGGGCGTCCGGGCCGCGTGCAGTGCAGGGCTCCCAGCGTGGGCTCGAGGCTCGCCAGCCGCAGCGCCGCGGTGCACTCGTTGGTCAGCATCGAGTACCCGAACGACAGCACCGCGTTGACCGGGTCGGGCGGCGGCCGGCGCTGGCGGCCGTTGGCATCGAACTGAGCTCCGAGTTCCTTGACCCCCTCCTTGAACATCCCCGCAAAGTGCGCGAAGTAAATCGCGGCGGCGTTGCCCTCGTGACCGCGGAGTTCATCGACCGTCATCGCCCGCTCGGCCGCGTTCATGCACTCTTGCAGGTCGCCGGGGACTCGCCCAGGCAGGCTCGCGTGGTTGCGCATCAGCAGCGTGCGCTGGTTGGAGATCTTGGCGATCGTGACCGCCCGGGCGAGTTCGAGCGCCTTGTCGGGCCGGTCGAGCACCCGGACCTGGGCGGCTCGCACCGCCGCGCTTGTCGGGCCCAGCGGGTCCATCATCGCCACCAGCCTGCCCGCGGACGACATGAACGCCACCGGCACCTCGTGATCCGCGAAGACGGTCAGCGCCTGCGTTGAGACCTGCACGCCGCCCAGCACCGCCAGCGACTCGATGTTCGCCAGCGGCAGGTCCCGCACCACAGACCCCTCCTTGTCCGTTACCCGGACCGCCTGGCCCCGGACCCCGACCCTCACTCCCTCCCGTTGCAGCACGACGTGGATGCCATCATCCCGCGGCGGCCACAGCTTCCGCGGCGTGAGTTCTTCTTTCGGGTGCCCGTCGGCGCGTCCATCGATGGTCAGGCTCGTCAGGCGCTGGTGGTTGATCTCGTCGGGCAGGCAGATCGGCTGGAGCGAGCAACGCGGGCATCGCGGATCGTTGATCAGCGGAGGGGGCCGCAAGCCTTCGGACGTGCGTTTTGCCGCCTCCAGTTCAGCCAGTGCCTGCTGACGCAGCGCGTCATCGACCTGGACGCGGAGTTTCAGCTTCTCGGCGCTGTAATAGAGGTATGCCTCCGGGACCCGGTACCCCGACTCCTCGAGCAGCAGCACCTGCAGGCCGAGCTGGACCCGGTCGGTCGGCCACGGCTCGGGGCCGGGCAGCAGCCGGGGCTCCTCCATCATCTCGTCGGCGGGTTCGACGGACTGGCCCGATCTCCTCGGTCTTCCCTTGCGGTATTCCACGGGCACCGCGGTCGTCCCCTCGATCTGGGCGAGATCAAGCGTGGCCGTCAGCCCCAGCCGCTCGCTGGTCAGCACGAGGCTCCGAACGGCCCGCGGGCGGTCCGGGTCGCCGTCCTGCTCCTCAAGTTTCGATGTGGGTTTCTTGTCGCGCAGCGCTGGCCCCGCGACCGCTTCGCTTGGTCGATCGACCCGCCGATGAACGCCCGCGCCCTGTTCGGTGTCCGCGCTGGGAAGGAACACGCCTTCCACGGTCATGTAATAGAAGAGCCGCGGGCAGTACGCGTGCTCGGCAACACCTCGCGCTGGCCATGTCATGGAGCACCCCCGAGCTGAACCGTTATTCAGCATCGGCAGGTCGCGGGAAGCAGTTCACCACGAGCGGGAACGGATCGCAGCGATCACGGCGGTCGGGTTCAAATGGTCCAGGTACCTGATCGTCGTCAGTATCGACCTGTGCCCGAGCTGCCGGGAGATGATGCCGATGTCCACCCCCTCGGCCCGGAGCTGGGCGGCGTGGGTATGGCGAAGCCCGTGGGCGTGGACGCGCTTTGCGATGCCCGCCGTTTTCCCCAGGATCGGTAGCAGCCGCCGGATGTACGCCGTCGTCAGCGCCTTCCCCGACCGCGAGCAGAAGAGCGGCGACCCCGCCGGTACCGCCAGAACCGCCCGGCGTCCCGCCCAGCCCCGGGGTCGAGGCCAACCACCCGGTCCCGCCCGCCCTTGGCGAACCGGACGCGGACGGTGCCCGCCGCGAGGTCCACGTCGTGGGGGCGTAGCGCCAGCGCCTCGGAGATCCGCAGCCCGGCCCGGTACATCATCACCAGCAGCGCCCGGTGGCGGACCCCCACCGGGTCGTCCCCGCAGACCGCCAGCAGCGTTCTGACCTCAGCGTCGGTCAGCACCTCCGCGGGCCGCCGGGTCCTGGGCTTGGGCCGCCTCCGCCGGGGCGGGGCCTGGCACAGAACCGGGTGCCGGTCCAGGTCCGATTCCACATATCCGTGCGGGGTACTCGTGCGCGTACGAGGCTGTTCCATGGCTCCGCTCCCGACGGGCCGCGCCTAACCCCCTTCCGCAGGAGCGTTTACGCGACCAACTCGTAGCCGAGTTACCTCGGGGGCGGGGAGATGGCAAGGCGGTGCAAGTCCTGTTATGTCGATTCCTTCCCTGCTTCATGACTCGATAGACTTGACATTTCTGGTACAAACGACAAGACGCGATGACGGTCGGAGGGTCCGCCGTGGAACCAAGTACACCCAAACAGTCTCGTGGCGTTTGGTTCGCCGGTTCACAGAATGCTGCACACTTCTACCAACCGTACCACTCGGTCTGGTTGCAGCAGTTCTTCTTCTCTCATCTTCTGGAACGCCGTGTCGAGTGGCTTGATGCCGGATTCGCTTCGCGGTACTGCAAGGACCTTGTCAGTCACGGGCATGAGACGCTGGCGAAAGGCCGTGAAAAGCCCTTCTGCACATCGTGGATCGAACAAGCGCTGCGCATCGGCGCGGCAGTACCCTGCGTTCGAGATGACTTCACCAGCCTTGGACGTTTTGTGGAGTCGATGGCGGATGGAACTTGGGGCTTGGGGATCACGTGTGAAGAGGCTAAGAGACTTGCTGAGAGGTACGACAATGTGGGACGCATCACCCACGTCGGGTGGAACGAAGGCCGCAAGAACAAGATCGTGTTCAGCGAAGTGCTCCAGCGGCGGGTGACGAAACTATTCGAGGATCAATCGACCTGGGCGCAGCAGCCCGATACTGGTCTGTGGGAATACGTTCGCGAGGTTGGCCGCCCCGTGCTGTACGAGGGGCTCAGGAGAACTGAAGCCACTGTGAACCCGGCTACGGGCAGAGGCCATCGAGGATTGCGCGTCACGGACTTCGGGACAGCGCTGCATGATCGTCTATTTCCTGGCGAGCGTCCCGCGATACTGCCCTCACTCAGTGACGTTGTCGCAAAATCCAGGACGCTTCCAGACGGGGCAAAGGTGTGGGCCTTGTGTAAGCTTGTCGCGGACATCTACGCGGACAACTTCGCTGGCCTGACGACCCAGCGACAATTCGCCCTCTCCGTAAGTGTTGATACACGGCGAGTAATCCTCGGTCGTGGCCCAAGCACCGCCGATCGGTCTGCACCCGTGCGGCTAACCGCGTTAACGAGCTTTCAGTTCCCGACAGTCGAGGAACTGTTGAACGTCGATCCCTGGCGCCTTGAGGAGATACGCGG
This genomic window from Candidatus Binatia bacterium contains:
- the cas1 gene encoding CRISPR-associated endonuclease Cas1: MTVEGVFLPSADTEQGAGVHRRVDRPSEAVAGPALRDKKPTSKLEEQDGDPDRPRAVRSLVLTSERLGLTATLDLAQIEGTTAVPVEYRKGRPRRSGQSVEPADEMMEEPRLLPGPEPWPTDRVQLGLQVLLLEESGYRVPEAYLYYSAEKLKLRVQVDDALRQQALAELEAAKRTSEGLRPPPLINDPRCPRCSLQPICLPDEINHQRLTSLTIDGRADGHPKEELTPRKLWPPRDDGIHVVLQREGVRVGVRGQAVRVTDKEGSVVRDLPLANIESLAVLGGVQVSTQALTVFADHEVPVAFMSSAGRLVAMMDPLGPTSAAVRAAQVRVLDRPDKALELARAVTIAKISNQRTLLMRNHASLPGRVPGDLQECMNAAERAMTVDELRGHEGNAAAIYFAHFAGMFKEGVKELGAQFDANGRQRRPPPDPVNAVLSFGYSMLTNECTAALRLASLEPTLGALHCTRPGRPALSLDLMEPFRPLIADSVAVSAFNRGELTEGHFLSTAAGCSLTDAGRKAFFAAYGRRMDTEVRHPVFEYRLSYRRMLMLHARLIAAWLLGEVPTLAFLTTR
- a CDS encoding tyrosine-type recombinase/integrase encodes the protein MLTDAEVRTLLAVCGDDPVGVRHRALLVMMYRAGLRISEALALRPHDVDLAAGTVRVRFAKGGRDRVVGLDPGAGRDAGRFWRYRRGRRSSARGRGRR